One window from the genome of Betaproteobacteria bacterium encodes:
- a CDS encoding (2Fe-2S)-binding protein, with the protein MFRKPPDTADAVVVEVEGRAVSVPCGASAAAAALIAGLASTRTSPATGEPRAPYCMMGVCFECLLVIDDEPSQQGCMVVVRPGMRIRRQEGAREL; encoded by the coding sequence ATGTTCCGAAAGCCGCCTGACACCGCCGACGCGGTGGTCGTTGAAGTCGAGGGCCGCGCCGTCAGCGTGCCGTGCGGCGCGAGTGCCGCCGCTGCGGCCCTGATCGCGGGCCTCGCCAGCACGCGCACCTCGCCGGCCACCGGAGAGCCGCGCGCGCCCTATTGCATGATGGGCGTCTGCTTCGAATGCCTGCTTGTCATCGACGACGAGCCGTCGCAGCAGGGATGCATGGTCGTCGTGCGCCCGGGCATGCGCATCCGCCGGCAGGAAGGAGCGCGCGAGCTGTGA